From Saccharothrix espanaensis DSM 44229, the proteins below share one genomic window:
- a CDS encoding ArsR/SmtB family transcription factor, with translation MHRRPATEAEAAALSSAVRLRIIRLTYDRALTNKEIAHRLGKDPATTLHHVRKLVATGFLEAQPARTGNRGAREIPYRSTGLSWKLAGGPHPDTGRAMLEAYLAEVAELPPDRLDQTRLVVRVDPAELNRRLRTLLDELEAEPDDPSGERVALYLAVYPGD, from the coding sequence ATGCACCGACGTCCGGCCACCGAGGCGGAGGCCGCCGCACTCTCCTCCGCCGTGCGGCTGCGCATCATCCGGCTGACCTACGACCGCGCGCTGACCAACAAGGAGATCGCCCACCGGCTCGGTAAGGACCCCGCGACCACCCTCCACCACGTGCGCAAACTCGTCGCCACGGGGTTCTTGGAGGCGCAGCCGGCCCGGACCGGCAACCGGGGCGCGCGGGAGATCCCCTACCGGTCCACCGGCCTGTCCTGGAAGCTCGCCGGCGGCCCGCACCCGGACACCGGCCGGGCGATGCTGGAGGCGTACCTGGCCGAGGTCGCCGAACTGCCGCCCGACCGGCTCGACCAGACCCGCCTCGTGGTCCGGGTGGACCCGGCGGAACTAAACCGGCGCCTCCGTACGTTGTTGGATGAGCTGGAAGCCGAGCCGGACGACCCCTCGGGCGAACGCGTGGCGCTCTACCTCGCGGTCTACCCGGGTGATTAA